CAGACTGATATATACCTCAAGTGCGTGGGATGTGGCGGAGATTAACGTCTGGCCTCTGCCGACCATATCCATAACACCGATGGAGAAGGCCAGAGACGTATCCTTCAATGAACCGATTAACGTATTGGCCATGTTCGGAAAAGCAACAATTAGTGCCTGAGGAACGACAATCCGCCGAAAAGACTGGAATGTCGTCATCCCCGCAGCATAGGCTGCTTCCGTTTGACCTTTATCCACACTGCGCACTGCTCCGCGAAAGATCTCGGCAAAAGATGCCGCATCACTAAGCGCATAGGTGACAATGACAAATAACAACGGGTCGGTTCTCGACAGGTCGATGCCAATTGGTTTGAGCAACTCGGGAAGTCCGTAATACACCAGGAACAATTTGATCAGGATTGGTGTGCCCCGCATGAATGAGACGTATAGGGTAGCCAGCTGGCTTAGTACCGGAATCCGATATAGCCGGGGAACAGCCAGAAGCACGCCACCCACCAGTCCGAGCACGATGGAACCACCCAGTACAATCAATGTTATGTGCAAATATCGTAGCAGTTCCGGGATGAAATCCAGAACCAATGACAGATCAAATGATTTTCCCATTACCGATGCACACCTCTCTCAGACTACTCTTCAACCGTATAGTCAGCTCCAAGCCACTCTGTGCTCAGTTTCCCTAATGTTCCATCTTCTTTGATCGATTTTAGTGCTTCATCCACTTTGGTTTTGAGCTCCTGCTCATCTTTGTTCAGAATGAAGTACACTTTGGAGTTGGAGAGGGCATCTCCCACCGTTTTCAACTGAGCATCAACCGCTTTATTCTGATAATCAATGGCAAACTGAGTGCTGATCGTTGCATCCACCCGTCCTGTTTTGATCTGGGTAATGGTATCCTCACCTGCTCCGGAATAGACGATATCAATCCCGTTGCCGTTCGCTGCATTCCATTTCTCAGCAAGTACAGCCGCATTACTTGTAGCACCAACAATCAATTTTTTACCCTTCAGATCCTCAATCGATTTTACTTCCTCATTTTTCTGACTGACGACAATTTTATTTGGGAAAATATTATAGGCTTCATCATTAAACAGGAACTTGGCCTGTCGCTCATCA
The window above is part of the Paenibacillus sp. 1781tsa1 genome. Proteins encoded here:
- a CDS encoding amino acid ABC transporter permease, producing the protein MGKSFDLSLVLDFIPELLRYLHITLIVLGGSIVLGLVGGVLLAVPRLYRIPVLSQLATLYVSFMRGTPILIKLFLVYYGLPELLKPIGIDLSRTDPLLFVIVTYALSDAASFAEIFRGAVRSVDKGQTEAAYAAGMTTFQSFRRIVVPQALIVAFPNMANTLIGSLKDTSLAFSIGVMDMVGRGQTLISATSHALEVYISLSVVYYVIVIVLEKGFAVAERRLQRHERKRVVHKPVVRAERLKRIAG
- a CDS encoding transporter substrate-binding domain-containing protein, whose product is MVKKRGIQQFRTALLFITMLAVLAGCSTGTAGNESESASAAGDTKVKKIIVGTGTQFPNVCFIDENGKLTGYDVELIREIDKRLPEYEFEFSTMDFKNLLLSLETKKIDLIAHQMEVNDERQAKFLFNDEAYNIFPNKIVVSQKNEEVKSIEDLKGKKLIVGATSNAAVLAEKWNAANGNGIDIVYSGAGEDTITQIKTGRVDATISTQFAIDYQNKAVDAQLKTVGDALSNSKVYFILNKDEQELKTKVDEALKSIKEDGTLGKLSTEWLGADYTVEE